Genomic DNA from Alkalihalobacterium alkalinitrilicum:
TCACAAATGAAACGGAAAGTTCGGCAACTGTCAATTGGTCGTATCCTTCATCCATCACGAAAGTCGCATTATTTCTTGAAGATGAAAAAGTTGCTACAGTCGATGCTGCTGAACAATCACACAGGTTTAAAAATTTAGCGGCAAATCGTGATTACACTCTTTTAGTCCAGGCATTAGATCAAGACGGTCAGGTAATTGGAGAACACTACGACAAATTTACGACAACATCACCACCATCTGGTGAGATTGTTAACATACCCGATCAAAATTTAGAACAATTGTTAAAAGAACAATTAAGTATTGACGACCGTGAATTATATGAAAGTGATTTGGAGCGTCTCACTTACCTTTATGGAAATTACAGAGGAATTGAAGATTTAACAGGTTTAGAGAAAGCTGCAAATTTAGAAGATTTATTTTTATGGAATAATCGTATCACTGATTTAAGTCCGCTCAAAGAATTAAGTCAGTTAAGGCATTTAGAACTTAGAGAAAGCGAACTTACAGATCTTAGTCCTTTGTCGGAATTAAGAAAGCCTAAAAACGTTAACTATTATCCATTCTAATGTTAGCTCGTTAGAACATGTTACCTCTGAACTTACTCACTTAAATATTAGTTATTCAAAAGTGGAAGATTTGGATGAATTAAAAAGGTTTACTAATTTACGACAGATCAATTTATCTGGTCTGAAATTAGAAGACCTATCTTTTTTACAAGATCACCCTCATATAGAGGCTGTTAATATTAGTCATAATCCGATTGATGATATTACAACCCTCCTTGATCTTGAAAATCTTATGTATGTACGATTAGCAAATACTGGGGCAGATCTGACAATAGACTCCGAAACAGGTGCAATCATCGAGCAACTTAAGGAACAGGGTGTTTGGGTAAGCACAGAGGACTACTTTTCGCTTGATGTTAAAGATAAACAAATAACTGAAACATCCGTTACTCTTGAATGGGAAATAAAGCACATTGGAGATGGCGTTGGTGGGATTATGCATACTGAAGTTTATTTAGATGGCAAACAGGTTGAAATATTGGAGCTAGATGAAACTCAGTACACACTATCTAACCTTGAGCCTGGAATGGAGTATTCTGTTGAGTTATCGGTTTCTGTTCACGGTGAGCCTGATGCTAATTCAACCTTGATATTAACGACATTAAGCTACGAAATGAATGAAACTGAACATCCTAGTACTAACGGAAAAAAACAAAAGAAGGAAAATCTGCCAAACAACGCGAATAGACAAGATTGGTTACATGGACATCCAGCACATAATAATAGTCAAGCCTTAAACAGGTTAAAAGAACTAAACACAAACAGTGTTCTTATTCGTAAATAAAAACAGAGCTGACCCAATAGGTTTTCTACAACCTTTCGGGTCAGCTTTTTGTTGTTTCTATTATCCTAGCTAGAGGAATACCGTTCATTTAGTCTCTGATTACGTTAAAAAAGAAAACTTAAGAAAACCTTAAGATTTTTCCTAAGAGAATGTTAAGGTTTTCTAACTACAATGATGATAGTTTAAGAAAATGAAATGATATACTACAGAAAGGAGAGTGAGAGAAGATGAATCCATATAACATACTCGTTGTTGATGATGAAAAAGAAATTCGAGATGCAATTGAAATTTACTTAAAAAATGAAGGAATTACCGTGATAAAAGCGCAAGACGGGATTGAAGCGATTGAAAAGCTCCATGAACATTCCATCCACCTTATTTTACTAGATATTATGATGCCACGACTTGATGGTATTTCCACTGCATTTAAAATTCGCGAGGAAAAAAACATTCCCATTATTATTTTAAGTGCAAAAAGTGAGAGCACTGATAAAATTTTAGGTCTTCAAGTGGGTGCGGATGATTATGTAACCAAACCGTTTAATCCGCTGGAACTTATCGCTAGAGTTAAATCACATTTGAGAAGGTATATGTCACTCGGAACGTACGAAGGCATTTCTAAAACAATCAATTTGAATGGGCTAACTTTAGATCCCGAAGCGAAAGAAGTGACCGCTCACGGTGAAGTTGTTAAATTAACTCCGTTAGAATACAAAATTTGTGAGCTGCTCATGACAAATGCTGGACGGGTGTTTTCCATCCTTGATATTTATGAACGAGTTTGGAAAGAACCTAGTTATAATGCGGAAAATACGGTCGCTGTTCATATAAGAAAAATTCGTGAAAAAATAGAAATCGATCCTAAAAATCCAAGATATTTAAAGGTGGTATGGGGTATTGGATACAAAATGGAAAAATAGAATCATTGTTATCATTTGGCTCTTATTATTTACGTACGGTGTAAAAGGACTTTATACCGGAGCTTCTATATTACCTTATGAAACTGACTATTTAAAAAGTGATTACTTTCAGACCCATCAATTTGAAGAACAGTTTAATGACTTTATCGATTATTTAAGCTTTTTTGAACTTAGCGAAGTTACAAAAGAAGAGATGAAAAATGCCATTTCTGTAACCGACCAAGAAATAGAAGAGCACAGATACCGCTACGGTAACTTAACAGAACAAGTAGAAAGTATTACCGATCAGTATGAAGATCAAATCCAACAAGCACTTGCTGAAGATAATGAAGAAATTGCAGAGATTTATATTACAGAAAGATATCGGAAAGTGAAGGACATTACGAAAAATTTCCAAGATGACGACCATGTTCGCGAAAAAATAATAGCCGAAAAAGAACAGCAAATCGATGAGCATTTTAAAGAGATTGAAATAGAGCGACCACGTTTTTTACAATACAAAAGCATGTTTACTTATTATTTAACGGACGCAGTTACGGGTAAGGTTTATACGAATCTCAGCGAAAATGATGTGGTAGAAGACGTCATGAACAAAGAGCAGATGTTATTTATTCGTTCTTATCCAACATCTGATAATGGATACTTCGTTTCAAACGACAATTATATTTTTCGCTTCGGTTATGTTGAGGGTCTAGATCACTCTGTTTTTTCTGATGAAAAGGCAGCATATTCGGGTCATATTGGTGTTTCTAAAGCTACACAATCTTCAAATCCAATCGTCCAGCAATATTATAACCACAAGCAAAAGCATATCGCTTTATTATTGTACTTACTATCTAGCGTACTCATTTTTGCTTTAAGTTTGTATTTTTATAAAAAGGCGAACATTGCTGAGAAAATCTCGTTTGACCAGTGGAAACCATATTATGACCGTATTCCGCTAGATATTAAAATTATTAGTTTTCTTGTGAGTGTAATCATTACCCTCACCGTTTTATTGTCCTTTAATGTGAATAGCTATTTTGACCATAATGTATTTTATATTATTAAAGAGAGCGTTATTGCTTTAGTATTTTCAGCATTATTATTAACACTGACGGTTGGACAAGGGAAGTTTCTGCTACAAGAAATGAAAAAAATTCAAAATGGAAAATTAGAATGGAAGAAAACCGTTGTTTATTATTGTTTTCAAAAAGCTAGTAACCTAGTTCATGAACTGTTTCTCGTTAGAAGCTTGGGTTATCAACTCATTGTATTGATCTTATTTATCGGTGGGAGTTTAGCATTCGCTTTCGTTTTATCTGTATTAAAGCCACACCTTTTACCATTGTTTATTCTTGCGTTTTTAGCTCTTTGTTCCTTCATATTACTATTTATCGTGCTCAAAGTTGCTTACCTTAATAAAATTATGAATGATGTTAATCAAGTTGCTAACGGAAATTTTACTCAAGATCTACCAATAAAAGGGAGATCTGTATTTGCTAAACTTGCTGCTGATATTAATACCATTAAACAAGGCGTGAAAATATCACAAAAAGAGCAAGCGAAAAGTGAGCGGTTAAAAACAGAATTAATTACTAATGTTAGTCATGATTTACGGACGCCTTTAACTTCGATCATTACGTATACTGAACTATTGAAAGGAACAGTAGATTTAAATGAAGATCAACAATCGTATGTTGAAATTATTGATCGCAAGTCAAAGCGACTCAAAGTACTGATTGATGATTTATTTGAAGCTTCAAAAATGGCCAGTGGTAATATCGACCTTGTAAAAGAAAGAATAGATATTGTCCAACTGTTGCAGCAAGCATTAGCAGAATATAGTGAGACATTTGAGCAATCTACAATACAATTACGAGTTAACAAACCTGATACACCTGTTTATGTTGTGGTTGACGGACAAAAAATGTGGCGTGTATTTGATAACCTTATTGGAAATATTGTTAAATACTCACTAGAACATACAAGAGTCTACATTTCATTACAAACGAAAAAAGATGAGGTAATAATTACTTTTAAAAATGTTACAAAATATGAACTTGGTGAGAATATTGATGAATTGTTTGAACGGTTTAAGCGAGGTGACACATCAAGATATACCGATGGTTCTGGACTTGGGCTTGCTATAGCCAAATCAATTGTAGACCTTCACAATGGTCAGTTAGATATCGATTTAGATGGGGACCTTTTTAAAGTAACCGTTACAATTAGTACTAGATAACATTTTGTAGAATCCTCAATCCATTGTTGGGGGTTCATTTTTTTGAACTTTCATCTTTACTCACTAGTGTTGCATTAAAAGAAACGAAATATTTAAAATACTATAAATCTTCAATTATTGATTGATTTGGATACAAAAAAATCCTTTACAATGGAAGTACAGGTGGTTCCTGTCCAAATCCAAAAGTAAAGGATATCAGCTATGGACAAGAATACACGATTATCTTCATTTGGTAAATGGGTTGCGCCCATAAATATAAAACTTTTTGATGAACAAGTTGAAAAGTATCAACTTGATAAGTACACAAAGAAGCTAAAAACACTCTCTTTTACTAAGCTTTTTCTTTATGCTCACTTAAATCAAATGGAAAGTCTCCATGATCTTAATACAGCACTGGCTGATGAGAAGTTACAGAAAGAACTTGGATTTAAATCAATCAGTGTCTCTCAGCTTTCTCGTAAGAATAGAGCGATAGACCCTGAGTTTTTATCAACTATCTTTCTTGAACTTGTACGTCTGATTCACCTCAAGACAGAAAAACGAAAAGCCATCCGACCGATTAAAATCATTGACTCTAGTACGATGCCACTCAATCTTACTCGTTGTCAGTGGGCCAAATTTCGAAAGACTAAAGCTGGCGTAAAACTTCACCTTAGGTTAGTTTACGTGGATCAGGAATTGGCATACCCAGAAAAAGCCATTATCACAGATGCTTCGGAACACGACCGAAACCAACTTGAAATACTCGTTGATGATAAAGACGCCATGTACGTGTTTGACCGCGGGTATGTTGATTATGAACGATTTGATCGTTATACAGATGATGGTATCTTTTTCCTATCCAGACTAAAGAAAAACGCAGTTATTCGAGAGATTGAAACGTTTAACATTCCAGAAGGTAGCCCAGTAACATCAGACAAAATGGCCTATATCGGCACAACACAAAAGCGATGTGAAAATGTGTTTCGTATTATTGAAACCGTTGATTCAAAAGGACAATTACTACGCTTGATTACCAATCGCTTCGATTTAACAGCTGAAGAAATTGGAGATCTATACCGTTCAAGGTGGGCAATTGAGCTCTTTTTCAAATGGTTAAAACAGCACGTAAAAATTAAAACTTTTTTTGGTTATAGTGAAGAAGCAGTTCACAATCAACTGTTTTTAGGACTGATTACGTACTGCCTTAGTGTACTTATCCAACTAGAAATCAAAAGTAAGCAAACACTTTTACAGATCACTCGATGGTTGAAGAGAACTTTATGGCGGCCAGTCCATGTATGGTTCAGTTATATTAGTCCCAAAGGGATTCCGTAAGAACTTTACTAGCTGACCGTCACTTAAGAACTAAATGTATAATTTTACCAAATGGACAGTACCACCTTTCGCTTGGTGTTGTCTTTTTAGCTCATTTGCCACGAAGTGCAAAATACAGAATATTCTAACTTATAGAATGCAGTTTTATGCAACACTAGTAATCTTTACTATAAAAATATTCAGAAACCATGCAAAAAGTAAGACAATCAATTGAACATGCAAAAAAAAGAAAATGGATTTGTGATGGAAATCACTTTGATTCAAATAATCCACTCTTATACTTAGTATTGTAAAAACATAGGAGGGGATATGAATGACACTAAAAACGAACATCGGGTATTTACTTCTGTTATTAGGAGTATTTTTCCTTGTTGCATGCGGCGAGCAAGGTACTACAGTGAGTACAGATACAAATAGTGAAGAAAATAGGCAAGAGGTTTCTGAAAAAGAAATTGCAAATCAAAAAGTGGATATGGTGAAGGATGATATCGAGGAGGAGTACATTGTCGCAGTGGCCAATGAAAGAGAAGAAACCCTTTCGATCATTTATTTTCCTGAAGAAAGACATGAAAAAATTCAGCTAGAAGGACAAGCACATAATCTAGAAATAAATAAGGAATCACAATTATTATGGGTAACGATTAATCCACCCCATGGACATGGTGATGACGCTGGGCACAGACATAGCCACGACTCTGATGAAAACGAAGAACACGGTCATGATGAGCACAAAGAAGAAAAAGTGGTCGCGTATGATTTACAGACGTTAGAAAAAGTCTTCGACTAGATGTTGGTTCTTACCCGAATGGTATTTCTGTCAATTAGCAGTATAGACCAATACCCGAAATTAACAAAAGGCTTGAGGATTCTCAAGCCTTTTGTATTGCAATAAATAGATGATACTTTAGATTATTTTAATTCTCAAAAAGCACCTGACCCACCACCGCCGCCACCAGTTCCACTACTCGAACTAGAGCTTCCACTGCTAGTCGTGCTTGCTGCTGATTGAGAAGCCGAATGAAAATTTGAAGATGCCATAGGCCCAATGTAGACAAACGAAGACATATCTGCTGTTTGGTTATGGTCAACCGTTCGATGTGGTGGTGTGAAAGCTTTGGTTAATTCTTCGTTTTTTTTCACTAATGATTTTTGATTTATTCCTAGTCCGTAAATATAAGCGCGCATTCGCTCATCTTCTGACCACTGTTCCCAATCTGATTGTGTAATCACGTTAAAACGGTTTCTAAACTCTTTCCATTCGTTAGCAATCCTCAAACCTTCATAAGTCTTAGGCATATACGCAATGGCGTAGATGATTGTGGTAAAGAACAATATGACGGTCGCAAGAAGTGGGCCAAACAGGCCAAAGATAGGGAATAGAATAATAAACGGAAGTAAGATTAAACTGGAAACACCAATGGCTATTCGGTATTTTGATTTATTTTCATATAGAGAATATTCATTAACTTCTTTTCTTACAGCATGCATCCAACTCGTTTGAAACATAGAGTATTTATCATGATTTTTCTTCTTTTTGGTATAGGATTTTAAATCGCTAAAACAAAACTCACCATTTCCACCCATTTTTTCAAACAACCAAGTGATTAACAATTTTTCATGCAATAAATTAGTATTTCGTTCGATCAATTTAAAGCAGTGATCAGACACTTTTTTTACATAGCCCTGTCGTACCAAATCAAGTAACCCTGCAGCCATCGCTTGAGGGGGAAGCTGTTTATGGTTAGTAAAATAAATCGTAGCTGGTAAGCTTAACATTTGCTTGGGTAAGGACTTAAATATTGATCCTTCTCGTTGGATCGCTAATCTTTTATTACGGACCTTGATCCAATCTTTAATGAAGAGAAGTAGTAGAATAATAGTAAAAACAGGAATCCCGATGTTGGCAATCGTAATTAAACTATCACGTTTCGCAACACGTGATTCAGCTTTCATGATTAACTCTTCTTGTGCATTTAGAACTTCGTCTTTCATTAACTTATTTATGGGTTGACTACTGGTCAAAAATAGAGATTGATCATAAGCGACTCGGATGTCACCATTACTGCTACTTGGAACTGTACCATAATCAAATCGTACAGACCCATCAGGTTGAATCATTTCTTTATTAAAAGCCTCATCGTATCCAAAGGCAATGACGTCACTCGTTGGTTCTGGAGGATGAACCGTGATCGATAGTTTCTCGTAGGTTGATTGATTTCGTTTATCGAAAAACGGCCAATAAAACTGTGCAATATCTTGATAGATCTCTACACCATTTTCAATCGTATAATGTAAAGTCACCATAATTATTTCATCTTTTCCTTGGCGGTGAACCCGGAATAGGTGGTCTTCATGATCAACGACTAATGTCTTTCCTCCTTCTGAAGCAGAAAATTGTGTAATGGCAGTACCTTCTTTAGGAACAATTTCACGGATGATTCCATTAAATTCTCCATCGAATTCATATGTAAAAGTTTCTTCTACTTCAACAAGGCCGTTATCCTGAAGGTAAGCGTTAATGTCTACATTTGAAATCGAATAATCTACTGCAAAAATAGGGTAGGGGAATAACAAAAATAAGGCAAATATCATCACTGTACAAACCCATTTTTTCTTCAAATACGTCACCTTCTTTCAAATTAATATACGGTTGGTCCTGATATAAGTTTCAAAAATATCGGAAATAATCTTACTAAGATGTATAATTCTCACTTTGGGATTGACAGTGCAAAAAATCTTATGGTATATTTATCTCGAATTAAAGATAATTTAAATCAAGATATCAAAAAGAAATATAATAGATTAGCCATATACTGGAGGAGAACTAGATGAACGAGCTAAAAGGATTACACCATGTAACAGCAATTACGAGTAGTGCGGAAAAGAACTATGAATTTTTTACGTATGTCTTAGGAATGCGTTTAGTTAAGAAAACGGTTAATCAAGATGATATTCAAACGTATCATTTATTTTTTGCAGACGATAGAGGGAATGCAGGAACCGATATGACGTTCTTCGATTTTCCTGGTATCCCTAAAGGAGTACACGGTACAAACGAAATATATAAAACATCATTCCGTGTACCTACCGATGCCGCTTTAGAATATTGGGTTAAACGTTTTGATCGCTTAGACATAAAACATACAGGCATCAAAGAACAATTTGGTAAAAAGACACTATCTTTCGTTGATTTTGATGACCAGCATTATCAGTTGATCTCAGATGAATGGAATAAAGGTGTGGAATCAGGTACCCCATGGCAAAAAGGACCGATTCCATTAGAATTTGCTATTACTGGTCTAGGACCACTTTTCGTCCGAGTAGCTAACATTGATTTCTTCAAAGAAATGCTAGAAAAAGTTCTATTGTTTAAAGAAATTGATCAAGATGGATCGTTCCACTTATTCGAAGTGGGGGAGGGAGGAAATGGCGCACAAGTAATAGTAGAATATAACGCTGTACTTCCTCCAGCTCGTCAAGGGTTTGGAACAGTTCACCATGCTGCTTTCCGAGTGGATGACCGTTCTGTTTTAGAGGAGTGGGATTCACGCTTACGTGGTTATGGGTTTCAAACATCTGGGTTTGTCGATCGTTTCTTTTTTGGTTCTTTATATTCAAGAGTCGCTCCACAAATTTTATTTGAATTTGCTACCGATGGTCCAGGGTTTATGGGTGACGAACCGTATGAAAACCTCGGCGAAAAATTATCGTTACCGCCATTTTTAGAACACAGACGAGAAGAAATTGAAAAATACGTGCGTCCAATCGATACCGTCCGAAGCACAAAAGAGTTTACAAAAGAGTAAATCCTAAGAATTTTAAAGTTCGTATGAAGGGATAGCTATCAATTGTGATGGACTATCCCTTATTAGAAACGAACTCGCACTATATTCATTTATAGATCTACTTTAAGTCTATTATTCTCTTATTATTTGATAGAGTTGCAACATCTCTTTTTGATTGAGAATTTTGGGTACTGGGTAAAGTGGATTGGCTTCTTTTAATGCTCGTTTTACCATTAGTGGAATGTCGGTATCTACTATGCCATTTACTTTTTTCGGTATATCCATATCATGGTTAAGTTTCTTAATAGCTTCTATAAATTTTCTTGCCTTTTGTGTCTTCGAATCATGTTCTTCTCCTATTCCGACTAGATCAGCTAATTCCGAGAGGTCGTTGCGAACTGAATCTCCATAATACTCCAGAACATAAGGTAGGATGATCGCATTAGCTAAACCATGGGGGATCGAATAAAAACCACCGAGAGTGTGTGCAATAGCGTGAACATTACCAACATACGCACGAGTGAACGCCATACCTGCCAAATAGGACGCTCTCTGCATTTTTTTTCGTGCCTCAACATTTGTTCCGTTTGAATAAGCCTCATAGAGATTTTCAAAGATTAATTTTACTGCTTCTATACTATATCGTCTTGTTTCATCCGTGTTACTTCGGCCAATATACGCTTCAATCGCATGAGTCAAAGCATCCATGCCCGTGGTTGACGTGATATGCTGCGGTAGGTTAATAGTAAGCATCGGATCAAGTACAGCCACATCAGGGATAAGTACGGTATCATTAATCGCATATTTTTCATGTGTCTTACTGTCAGATACGACCGCGGCAACTGTAGCTTCGCTTCCTGTACCAGATGTTGTTGGAACAACAAAAAGGGGAGGGGTCTCCTTTTTAACTTTTAATTGCCCTTTCATTTGTTCGATCGTTTTATCAGGTCTTGCAACACGTGCACCTACAGCTTTGGCACAATCGATTGGAGAACCACCACCAAAAGCTATAATGCACTCACAATTGTTTTCATAATAAATTTTTAATGCTTCTTCAATATTATCAATGGTTGGATTGGGTACTGTTTTGTCATATACAATGAAATTAACTTCTACTTCTTCTAAACCTTTTAGTAACCCATTAATTAATCCGATATCTGTAATTCCTTTGTCTGTTATAATCAAAGCACAATTAATCTTTTTATTTTTAACTAGTTTCGAAAGTTCCTCTAAACTATTCTCTCCCTCTATTAATTCAGGCTGACGCCAAGAGAGAAAACGAGAAACAAATTTATAAGTCCATTGATACATTCGACAATAAACTTGATACATAACAATAGCTCCCTATTCCATAATATAATTGTCATTCCCATACCTTTTATCCCGCAACAACTGGCAGTAATACCCTCACTTCAAGACTTCGAGGAATCAAAGAAGGGTAAGTGGGGGATAGACTGCCAGTAAGTGCCCGATTGGTTTAACTAACCATCAGTGGGAGAAGAGGAAAACCTCCACTGATGGAAGTTTCACTTTATTATATTAATACCTTTTTATGTTTGAAATTACAATATATTCTATAAATGATGAAGAGACTAATAAGAAAAACAGCTAATAATTTATGAATTTACAATAAATTGGAGCCAGATAATAGTAAGGTAAATAAGGTGAATAGTATTAAAATACCTATTAATTTAGATGTTATTTGGCTTTTGTTTGCCGTAGGTTTTCAAAGGTTTATGGAATTTTTTGTTAAAATAGTAGTAAGGGTTCTTGAACTAACGGAGCACTTGTTAGTTCAAGAAACTATCGAATTTATAAATAAAAATAAGCTTTTATGGGAGGAAAAATGACAAATATAAACAATAGCATTAAATATTTGAATTATCTTAATTTACAATTAGAGAAACCATCATATAAGTATTTAGAACAGATTTGTAATGCACAATTAAATACATTTCCATTTGAAAATATCAGCAAACTACTATATTTTAGAAATCATAATTATAATAATTTTGAAATGCCTTCATTTGAGAAATTTACTAAGAATTATAGCGAATACAACTTTGGAGGAACATGCTATATTTTAAACTCTAACTTAATGTTTTTGTTGAAGGAGTTAGGGTTTGATTGTTATCATGTTATGCTTGGAAATGAACACATGGGCATTATAGTAAAGATTGAGAATGAACGTTTTTATGTTGACTGTGGTGCTGCTGCTCCATTTTTTAAACCAGTTTGTTTTGAGAATGGTATCCAAAACATAACTCATTTTGGTAAGGATAAAGTATATTTATTATCAGTAGAGCCAAAAAGTAATAGATATAAATATGTTCGCTATACTAATGGTAAACAAAACGGCAAAACATGGCACTTTAATTCGCGACAAGAAGTTAAAGTTAGTGATTTTCATGAAGTGATAGAAAAATCGAATAAGCCTAATGCCCTATTTATGTCTATTTTAAGATGCCAACTATATCAAACTGGTAAACAAAGAAGTGTTTCATTAGTAAATAATAAATTCGGTATTCGCTATTCTAGTGGTGAAACAGTTGTCAAGACATTATCATCAACAGAGGAAATTAGTAAAGTCCTTTTAGAAGAATTTAAGTTACCAAAGTTACCAGTAAAAGAAGCTATTGAAGTTTTAAAGACAATAAATATAGACATTTTTGCAGAAAATGCAAATTAGATATTCAACTAAAAGGTGCTTTGATGAAACAAGAAAAGTTTATACAAAGTGAAGTTTTTATATTATTTATCATTGTATAATGGAATTTTGTTTTGCATTTGTTAAAATATACTTTGAGCTATTTTTACATAACAACTATTGAAAAGGGTGTTTTCATGGATTTTTTACAAACAAAACAATTAA
This window encodes:
- a CDS encoding arylamine N-acetyltransferase produces the protein MTNINNSIKYLNYLNLQLEKPSYKYLEQICNAQLNTFPFENISKLLYFRNHNYNNFEMPSFEKFTKNYSEYNFGGTCYILNSNLMFLLKELGFDCYHVMLGNEHMGIIVKIENERFYVDCGAAAPFFKPVCFENGIQNITHFGKDKVYLLSVEPKSNRYKYVRYTNGKQNGKTWHFNSRQEVKVSDFHEVIEKSNKPNALFMSILRCQLYQTGKQRSVSLVNNKFGIRYSSGETVVKTLSSTEEISKVLLEEFKLPKLPVKEAIEVLKTINIDIFAENAN